In one Salipiger abyssi genomic region, the following are encoded:
- a CDS encoding response regulator transcription factor, whose protein sequence is MSAPLVSILDDEPEIRAILSDALTEAGFRTMSFSRATEFEAALKRATPDVCLVDLGLPDRDGLTLVHRLALEQGAAVIIISGRAQVQDRVTGLELGADDYIIKPFDPAEVVARIRARLRGPRSAPQRGETARFAGWTAHFDRYALEDTEGAETPFSHAEGEVLRLFLESPKRLITRAQMQESLGGAAGESFDRAMDVRISRLRTKLREDPKNPRLIKTIYGAGYIFLGDVEWV, encoded by the coding sequence ATGAGCGCGCCGCTGGTCTCCATCCTCGACGACGAGCCGGAAATCCGCGCGATCCTCTCCGACGCGCTGACCGAGGCCGGGTTCCGCACCATGAGCTTTTCCCGCGCCACGGAATTCGAGGCGGCGCTGAAACGCGCGACGCCGGATGTCTGCCTGGTGGATCTCGGCCTGCCCGACCGCGACGGGCTGACGCTGGTGCACCGGCTGGCGCTGGAACAGGGCGCGGCGGTGATCATCATCTCGGGCCGCGCGCAGGTGCAGGACCGGGTGACCGGGCTGGAGCTGGGCGCCGACGATTACATCATCAAACCCTTCGATCCGGCCGAGGTGGTCGCCCGCATCCGCGCCCGGCTGCGCGGCCCGCGCAGCGCGCCACAACGGGGCGAGACTGCGCGCTTCGCCGGCTGGACCGCGCATTTCGACCGCTACGCGCTTGAGGATACCGAAGGCGCCGAGACGCCGTTTTCCCATGCCGAGGGCGAGGTCTTGCGGCTGTTTCTGGAGAGCCCGAAACGGCTGATCACCCGGGCGCAGATGCAGGAATCGCTTGGCGGCGCGGCGGGGGAAAGCTTTGACCGGGCGATGGATGTACGGATCTCGCGGCTGCGCACCAAGCTGCGGGAGGATCCCAAGAACCCGCGGCTGATCAAGACGATCTATGGGGCGGGGTATATCTTTCTGGGGGATGTGGAGTGGGTGTGA
- a CDS encoding hydantoinase/carbamoylase family amidase: MLPVDPARFLEDLHALRRFGAAGVGKGVSRPGFSEADIAARDWLATRISEAGLRPHFDPVGSLFGLAEGRSLLMGSHSDSQPEGGWLDGALGVIAALEVARAAQEAGGPPVSVVSFEDEEGRFGVTTGSSVWAGNQTLEGADALHDPQGLSFAEARARFGARRQGFVDPTRFSGYVEMHIEQGPVLDTTGEKLGVVEAIVGIRDMHVTLTGQQNHAGTTPMHLRRDAFQALSAFNTALAERFANVVTPQTVWTIGHVALHPNAPSIVPGRARFSVQWRDGDAERLDRMETIIRDTLAEIATAHCMELGFGPMLGLDPVAMDAGLRSALEAAAEAEAPGRWRVMPSGALHDATNVARLMPVSMLFVPSIGGISHDFAEDTDEADLVTGLNTLARTVTALG, translated from the coding sequence ATGCTGCCCGTCGATCCCGCCCGTTTCCTCGAAGATCTGCACGCGCTGCGCCGGTTCGGCGCGGCGGGTGTCGGCAAGGGCGTGTCGCGCCCCGGCTTCTCCGAGGCCGATATCGCCGCGCGCGACTGGCTGGCGACGCGCATTTCCGAGGCGGGGCTCAGGCCGCATTTCGATCCGGTCGGCTCGCTGTTCGGCCTCGCCGAGGGCCGCTCTCTGCTCATGGGCTCGCATTCCGACAGCCAGCCCGAGGGCGGCTGGCTCGACGGCGCGCTGGGGGTGATCGCGGCGCTGGAAGTGGCACGGGCGGCGCAGGAGGCGGGCGGGCCGCCGGTCTCGGTGGTGTCCTTCGAGGACGAGGAGGGCCGGTTCGGCGTCACCACCGGCAGCTCGGTCTGGGCCGGCAACCAGACGCTGGAGGGCGCCGACGCGCTGCACGATCCGCAGGGCCTGAGCTTTGCCGAGGCGCGGGCGCGGTTCGGCGCACGGCGTCAGGGCTTTGTCGATCCGACGCGGTTCTCGGGCTATGTCGAGATGCATATCGAGCAGGGGCCGGTTCTGGACACCACCGGTGAGAAACTGGGGGTGGTCGAGGCCATCGTCGGCATTCGCGACATGCATGTCACCCTGACCGGCCAGCAGAACCACGCCGGCACCACGCCGATGCATCTGCGCCGCGATGCGTTTCAGGCGCTTTCGGCGTTCAACACGGCGCTGGCCGAGCGTTTCGCCAATGTGGTGACGCCGCAGACGGTCTGGACGATCGGCCATGTGGCGCTGCATCCCAACGCGCCGTCCATCGTGCCGGGCCGCGCGCGGTTCTCGGTGCAGTGGCGCGACGGCGATGCGGAGCGGCTAGACCGGATGGAGACGATCATCCGCGACACGCTTGCCGAGATCGCCACGGCGCATTGCATGGAGCTGGGCTTCGGCCCGATGCTGGGGCTCGACCCGGTGGCGATGGATGCAGGCCTGCGCAGCGCGCTGGAGGCGGCGGCGGAGGCCGAGGCGCCGGGGCGCTGGCGGGTGATGCCCTCGGGGGCGCTGCACGACGCGACCAATGTGGCGCGGCTGATGCCGGTGTCGATGCTCTTCGTGCCCTCCATCGGCGGCATCAGCCACGATTTCGCGGAAGACACCGACGAGGCCGATCTGGTGACCGGGCTCAACACGCTGGCGCGGACGGTGACGGCGTTGGGGTGA
- a CDS encoding acyl-CoA thioesterase: MTRQPPASRSDYRSFYPVQTRWQDNDQYGHINNVTYLEYMDTVVCQWQIEQGMDMSGESAVRYLTVESGCRYHAEARFPDALTAGLRLGKLGNSSLRFEIGLFREGEDTACVEGHFVLVAVDPDSVPTPVPDRERALLETILA, encoded by the coding sequence ATGACCCGACAACCACCCGCGTCCCGCTCCGACTATCGCAGCTTCTACCCGGTGCAGACCCGCTGGCAGGACAACGATCAGTACGGCCATATCAACAACGTCACCTATCTCGAATACATGGATACCGTCGTCTGCCAGTGGCAGATCGAGCAGGGCATGGACATGAGCGGCGAAAGCGCCGTGCGCTACCTCACCGTGGAAAGCGGCTGCCGCTACCATGCCGAGGCGCGGTTTCCCGATGCGCTGACCGCCGGGCTGCGGCTCGGAAAGCTCGGAAACAGCTCGCTGCGTTTCGAGATCGGCCTGTTCCGCGAGGGCGAAGACACCGCCTGTGTCGAGGGGCATTTCGTGCTGGTGGCCGTCGATCCGGACTCGGTGCCCACGCCGGTGCCAGACCGCGAGCGCGCGCTGCTGGAGACGATCCTCGCCTGA
- a CDS encoding TIGR02186 family protein: MIRLALLLLALFTLPARAEEVVMGMSKDSVSITTDFDGSEILIFGAVKREAPIRTDPPLQVIVTVAGPVEPVTVWRKARRLGIWVNTDAVEIDAAPSFYAVATSAPWDEVITDVEDLRHKVSVPRAIRSVGAPMNILDSQSFTDALIRLRESEGLYQLRANSVELRDSTLFDTAISMPANIVEGLYSTRVFLTRDGRVVSQHASVIEVRKVGLERWLFNLSRNQAPLYGLLSLAIAIAAGWGASAAFRAMKSG; the protein is encoded by the coding sequence ATGATCCGTCTGGCGCTCCTTCTCCTTGCTCTGTTTACTCTGCCCGCGCGCGCCGAAGAGGTGGTGATGGGCATGAGCAAGGACAGCGTTTCAATCACCACCGACTTCGACGGGTCCGAGATCCTGATTTTCGGCGCCGTCAAGCGCGAGGCGCCGATCCGCACGGATCCTCCCTTGCAGGTCATCGTGACGGTGGCCGGCCCGGTCGAGCCGGTGACCGTCTGGCGCAAGGCGCGGCGGCTGGGGATCTGGGTGAATACCGACGCGGTCGAGATCGACGCGGCCCCCTCCTTCTATGCGGTCGCCACCTCGGCGCCCTGGGACGAGGTGATCACCGATGTGGAGGATCTGCGCCACAAGGTCTCGGTGCCGCGCGCCATCCGCTCGGTCGGCGCGCCGATGAACATCCTCGATTCCCAGAGCTTCACCGACGCGCTCATCCGCCTCCGGGAAAGCGAGGGGCTTTATCAGCTGCGCGCCAACAGTGTCGAGCTGCGCGACTCCACCCTGTTCGACACCGCCATTTCCATGCCGGCCAATATCGTCGAGGGGCTCTACAGCACGCGCGTCTTCCTCACCCGGGACGGGCGGGTGGTTTCTCAGCACGCTTCGGTGATAGAGGTGCGGAAGGTGGGGCTGGAACGCTGGCTCTTCAACCTGTCACGCAACCAGGCGCCGCTTTACGGCCTCCTGTCGCTGGCGATCGCCATCGCCGCGGGCTGGGGCGCTTCGGCCGCCTTCAGAGCAATGAAATCAGGATGA
- a CDS encoding sulfite exporter TauE/SafE family protein encodes MQIYLPIAEVSVNVFLLFGLGGLVGILSGMFGVGGGFLITPLLFFLGIPPAVAVATGANQIVASSVSGVLAHLKRRTVDLRMGTVLLVGGLFGAALGVWVFNMLKELGQVDLLVRLCYVVFLGIIGALMFVESLNALRRSKRGGPPKRRHHGWVHGLPFKMRFRTSGLYISAIPPLLVGLSVGVLAAIMGVGGGFIMVPAMIYLLGMPTKVVVGTSLFQIIFVTAFTTMLHAVTNQTVDILLALVLLIGGVIGAQLGTAIGTRLKAEQLRIALASLVLLVCGKLALDLFLTPHDLFELGAQ; translated from the coding sequence ATGCAAATCTACCTCCCCATCGCCGAGGTTTCGGTCAATGTCTTCCTGCTCTTCGGGCTGGGCGGGCTGGTGGGGATCCTGTCGGGCATGTTCGGCGTCGGCGGCGGGTTCCTGATCACGCCGCTGCTGTTTTTCCTCGGCATTCCGCCGGCGGTTGCCGTCGCCACCGGTGCCAACCAGATCGTCGCCAGTTCGGTCTCGGGCGTGCTGGCGCATCTCAAACGCCGGACGGTCGATCTGCGCATGGGCACGGTGCTGCTGGTGGGTGGCCTGTTCGGCGCGGCGCTGGGTGTCTGGGTGTTCAACATGCTCAAGGAGCTGGGCCAGGTCGATCTGCTGGTGCGGCTTTGTTACGTCGTCTTTCTCGGCATCATCGGCGCGCTGATGTTCGTCGAGAGCCTGAACGCGCTGCGCCGCTCGAAACGCGGCGGCCCGCCGAAGCGGCGGCATCACGGCTGGGTGCACGGGCTGCCCTTCAAGATGCGGTTCCGCACCTCGGGGCTCTATATCTCGGCGATCCCGCCGCTGCTGGTCGGGCTCTCGGTCGGCGTGCTGGCGGCGATCATGGGGGTGGGCGGCGGCTTCATCATGGTGCCGGCGATGATCTATCTGCTGGGCATGCCCACCAAGGTGGTGGTCGGCACGTCGCTCTTTCAGATCATCTTCGTGACCGCCTTCACCACCATGCTGCACGCGGTGACCAACCAGACCGTCGATATCCTGCTGGCGCTGGTGCTGCTGATCGGCGGCGTGATCGGCGCGCAGCTCGGCACCGCCATCGGTACGCGGCTCAAGGCCGAGCAGCTGCGCATCGCGCTGGCCTCGCTGGTGCTGCTGGTCTGCGGCAAGCTGGCGCTGGATCTCTTCCTGACACCGCATGATCTGTTCGAACTGGGGGCGCAATGA
- a CDS encoding DUF4386 domain-containing protein, whose protein sequence is MVEPVTIARPRATARFAGLLYLLIILLGLSGELALRGPLLVPGDALATAERILAAPGLLRLSVAADTLMALADVALAVLLYLLLRPVNGAVALMAMVFRLVQAALIALSLLFLHGALLALDRAGDAAAETALLATELHAHGYDLGLVFFGINSLLTGWLLLRSGYVPRALGVLLGLAGLVYVSGSALRFLAPALSEAFAPAYLLPVIAETAFCLWLLIRGLGPRAA, encoded by the coding sequence ATGGTCGAGCCCGTCACGATTGCCAGGCCCCGAGCGACGGCCCGTTTCGCCGGGCTGCTTTACCTCCTCATCATCCTGCTGGGGCTGAGCGGCGAGCTTGCCCTGCGCGGCCCGTTGCTGGTGCCCGGCGACGCGCTTGCGACGGCGGAGCGGATTCTTGCCGCGCCCGGCCTGCTCCGGCTGAGCGTCGCCGCCGATACCCTGATGGCGCTGGCCGACGTGGCGCTGGCGGTGCTGCTCTACCTGCTGCTGCGCCCGGTGAACGGAGCTGTGGCGCTGATGGCGATGGTCTTCCGGCTGGTGCAGGCGGCGCTGATCGCCCTGTCGCTGCTGTTCCTCCATGGTGCACTGCTGGCGCTGGACCGCGCGGGTGATGCGGCGGCAGAGACTGCGCTGCTGGCGACAGAGCTGCATGCGCATGGCTACGATCTCGGGCTGGTGTTTTTCGGAATCAACAGCCTGCTGACCGGCTGGCTGCTGCTGCGCTCGGGCTATGTGCCGCGCGCATTGGGGGTGCTCCTCGGGCTGGCGGGTTTGGTTTATGTCAGCGGCAGCGCGCTGCGATTCCTGGCGCCCGCGCTGTCAGAGGCCTTCGCGCCGGCCTATCTGCTGCCGGTGATTGCCGAGACGGCGTTCTGCCTCTGGTTGCTGATCCGCGGGCTCGGCCCGCGCGCGGCATAA
- a CDS encoding TetR/AcrR family transcriptional regulator: MVLDAAAALLASCRLEEVSMSAIAREAGMSKRTLYTIFSSREALLGASFARIGRTLFRPLTDEERRGPLSVRLQTLLTLDHAPCFEKMPLELLRAVVTEAPVYPGIARQLDSGGRGALIRYVSDELSLAVARDEIVLEEIDADLAAELLVDMVLGDTLHRLLIPEDACTSIKARNLRRDRAISLFLDGLRPR, from the coding sequence ATGGTGCTCGATGCGGCGGCGGCGCTGCTTGCCTCCTGCCGGCTGGAGGAGGTGAGCATGTCCGCCATCGCGCGCGAAGCGGGCATGTCAAAGCGCACGCTTTACACGATTTTTTCCAGCCGCGAGGCGCTGCTGGGCGCCAGTTTCGCGCGCATCGGCCGCACCCTGTTCCGGCCTCTGACCGACGAGGAGCGTCGTGGGCCGCTATCCGTGCGTTTACAAACGCTGCTGACGCTCGATCACGCACCCTGTTTCGAAAAGATGCCGCTCGAGCTGCTGCGCGCGGTGGTGACAGAGGCGCCGGTCTATCCCGGCATCGCCCGGCAGCTCGATTCGGGCGGTCGCGGGGCGCTGATCCGCTATGTCAGCGACGAGTTGTCGCTTGCGGTGGCGCGAGACGAGATCGTGCTGGAAGAGATCGACGCCGACCTCGCGGCGGAGCTGCTGGTGGATATGGTACTGGGCGACACGCTGCACCGGCTGTTGATTCCCGAGGATGCCTGCACCTCGATAAAAGCCCGAAACCTGCGGCGCGACCGTGCCATATCGCTGTTTCTCGACGGGTTGCGGCCGCGCTGA
- a CDS encoding efflux RND transporter periplasmic adaptor subunit: MLIGFPRILRRTLAAAGLAAASAALPATAQEGGGEQPPQPVTVVTLDSSDVTLTSTLPGRVAASGVAEVRPQVSGIVTERLFEEGRPVEEGDALYRIDAASYEASKAAAEASLAQARAQLASAEREEARQAELRQRNVTSQQNLDDAIAARDVAAAAVKVAEANLLAAEIDLERTTIRAPLSGVAGLSDTTQGALVTAGQASALTTIRMLDPVNVDVTQSAAEILRWRRSGQAVAEESDQVVTLRLADGSTYEHTGRLAAAEPHVNEQTGVVVLRLEFPNPEQFLLPGMYVQVELPQGVVQDAVLVPQEGVTRDRRGRPMAMVVNGENVVETRELEVQRDQGANWVVTEGLAPGDRIIVAGLQKVSPGMTVSPQERPAETAQPATE; this comes from the coding sequence ATGCTCATAGGTTTCCCCCGAATCCTGCGCCGTACCCTTGCGGCCGCCGGCCTGGCCGCGGCCTCGGCCGCACTCCCCGCAACCGCGCAGGAGGGCGGCGGCGAGCAGCCGCCGCAGCCCGTCACCGTTGTAACCCTCGACTCTTCGGACGTGACCCTGACCTCGACCCTGCCGGGCCGTGTCGCCGCGTCCGGTGTTGCCGAGGTCCGTCCGCAGGTCAGCGGCATCGTCACCGAACGCCTGTTCGAAGAGGGCCGCCCCGTGGAAGAGGGCGACGCGCTCTACCGGATCGACGCTGCCTCCTACGAGGCCTCGAAAGCCGCCGCCGAAGCCTCGCTGGCCCAGGCCCGCGCACAGCTGGCCTCCGCCGAGCGCGAAGAAGCCCGGCAGGCCGAGCTGCGTCAGCGCAATGTCACCAGCCAGCAGAACCTCGACGATGCCATCGCCGCGCGCGATGTCGCCGCAGCTGCGGTGAAAGTCGCCGAAGCCAACCTTCTGGCCGCCGAGATTGACCTCGAACGCACCACGATCCGCGCGCCCCTGTCCGGTGTCGCCGGCCTCAGCGACACCACGCAGGGCGCGCTTGTGACCGCCGGGCAGGCCAGCGCCCTGACCACGATCCGCATGCTTGATCCGGTGAATGTCGACGTGACCCAGTCGGCGGCGGAAATCCTCCGCTGGCGCCGCTCCGGCCAGGCCGTGGCCGAAGAGAGCGATCAGGTCGTGACGCTGCGCCTCGCGGATGGGTCGACATACGAGCATACCGGGCGCCTCGCCGCTGCCGAGCCGCATGTGAACGAGCAGACCGGCGTCGTGGTGCTGCGGCTGGAATTCCCCAACCCCGAACAGTTCCTCCTGCCCGGCATGTATGTGCAGGTCGAGCTGCCGCAGGGCGTGGTTCAGGACGCCGTCCTGGTCCCGCAAGAGGGCGTGACCCGCGACCGTCGCGGCCGTCCGATGGCCATGGTGGTGAATGGCGAGAACGTCGTGGAGACCCGCGAGCTGGAGGTCCAGCGCGATCAGGGTGCCAACTGGGTGGTGACCGAAGGTCTTGCTCCCGGTGACCGCATCATCGTCGCGGGCCTACAGAAAGTCTCTCCCGGCATGACCGTTTCCCCGCAGGAACGTCCCGCCGAAACCGCGCAGCCCGCCACCGAATAA